A DNA window from Euleptes europaea isolate rEulEur1 chromosome 20, rEulEur1.hap1, whole genome shotgun sequence contains the following coding sequences:
- the STRA6 gene encoding receptor for retinol uptake STRA6: protein MSSEALASNHNQDVNSSFSYEDNWYIYEPMGELDDMNRDAISACLPTVPFDLYHVCMAPVSLMVLLVLSLLIKRKRLYKHCLDGAPGLLSPVHFLEEEGIKGVTVAVFGILFSSLCMLVLDANPLPFVSSSSSHSREYWKIMALLYYPAFYYPLIACATVQHRIGYFFGCLLSWCHCVVHIWQKVECPESPKIYRYYSLLSSVPIILCLVVLSLWYPAQLVKNFRRKEKMAEEVLGNGFYKEYLKNILAKRPPEGNAGKGKPGVFSRLQSYLHSYIYTPQEGFRIPLKLVLSLAMAVIAVYQVALLLLVTFVPNIQIVRSGMTMDVTALLVQFGLIPMENPASLPGDKELATAKHYVWALEVCFVSSLVVSCLLTFSMLMRSLVRHRINLQRLYRGAVVDVFYRPRKLQPSQQALVCWMCFTGFQAAFTCLGLLIQQLVFFICAVAFTFLVVIPLQSGTNMYLFKIAENMWPFWLTLVASVIVQNFLTHYFFLEKGHLPRELTNRRALYIVTYLLFPLNVLVGVLAGVWRMVVSALYNVVHFCQLDVSLLSHGAEAFDPGYRTYCYYLKIEVSQSHPAMKAFCLLLLQSQSPQGPKGQQPSDIEEGVMLMNQPASKASHRKQNCARWWLAYTLLNNPSLLPYRKAVLLNAAANGMQTSPVKP, encoded by the exons ATGTCTTCGGAAGCGCTGGCGAGTAACCATAACCAGGACGTCAACAGCAGCTTTTCTTATGAGGACAACTGGTACATCTATGAGCCAATGGGAGAACTGGATGA CATGAACCGTGATGCTATCTCAGCCTGCCTTCCTACCGTCCCTTTTGATCTCTACCACGTCTGCATGGCTCCAGTATCC ctGATGGTATTGCTGGTGCTATCTCTGCTGATAAAAAGGAAGCGCCTCTATAAACACTGTTTGGACGGAGCTCCCGGTCTGTTAAG CCCAGTGCATTTCTTGGAAGAGGAGGGAATCAAGGGAGTGACGGTGGCCGTGTTTGGCATCCTCTTCTCCTCCTTATGCATGCTGGTTCTGGATGCCAACCCCCTGCCTTTCGTCTCCAGCTCTTCTTCGCACAGTCGAG AGTACTGGAAGATCATGGCTTTGCTCTATTACCCTGCCTTCTACTACCCTTTAATTGCATGTGCTACAGTCCAACACAGAATTGGGTACTTCTTTGGCTGCTTGCTGTCCTGGTGCCATTGTGTGGTCCATATCTGGCAGAAGGTGGAATGTCCTGAGTCacccaag attTATCGGTACTATTCCCTGCTCTCTTCTGTTCCTATCATTTTGTGCCTTGTGGTTCTGAGTCTCTGGTATCCTGCACAGCTTGTCAAGAACTTCAGACGGAAGGAGAAGATGGCTGAGGAG gtacTTGGAAACGGATTTTACAAAGAATACCTGAAGAATATTCTGGCTAAAAGACCACCAGAGGGAAA TGCAGGCAAAGGCAAGCCTGGTGTGTTTTCAAGACTCCAATCATATTTGCATTCTTACATATACACACCACAGGAAG GCTTCCGGATCCCTCTGAAGCTGGTTCTCTCACTAGCCATGGCGGTGATAGCTGTCTACCAG GTTGCCCTTCTGCTTCTTGTGACGTTCGTCCCCAACATCCAGATAGTGAGGTCCGGCATGACAATGGATGTAACCGCCTTGCTAGTCCAGTTCGGCCTCATCCCCATGGAAAACCCAGCGAGTCTCCCGGGAGACAAGGAGCTGGCAACAGCCAAGCACTATGTCTGGGCACTGGAAG TGTGCTTCGTCTCCTCCCTCGTTGTCTCCTGCCTGTTGACTTTCAGCATGCTGATGAGGTCCCTGGTGAGGCACAG GATCAATCTCCAGCGTCTGTACCGTGGGGCTGTCGTTGATGTTTTCTATCGCCCCCGCAAGCTCCAGCCTTCTCAACAGGCCCTTGTTTGCTGGATGTGTTTCACAGGCTTCCAGGCAGCCTTTACCTGCTTGG GTCTACTCATCCAGCAGCTTGTTTTTTTCATCTGCGCTGTGGCTTTCACGTTCCTCGTGGTTATCCCTTTGCAATCTGGCACCAACATGTACCTCTTCAAGATTGCGGAGAACAtgtg GCCCTTCTGGTTGACCTTGGTGGCATCCGTCATTGTTCAGAACTTCCTGACACACTACTTTTTCCTTGAAAAAGGCCATCTACCAAGAGAGCTGACCAACAG GCGAGCGTTGTACATCGTGACGTATCTGCTCTTCCCGCTGAATGTACTGGTGGGAGTCCTGGCCGGCGTTTGGAGGATGGTGGTTTCTGCTCTTTACAATGTTGTTCACTTCTGCCAGCTCGATGTGAGCCTCCTCAGCCACGGGGCAGAGGCCTTTGATCCAG GCTACCGCACTTATTGTTACTACTTGAAAATTGAGGTCAGCCAATCCCACCCGGCGATGAAAGCCTTCTGCTTGCTGCTCCTCCAGTCACAAAGCCCACAGGGGCCGAAGGGACAACAACCCAGCGATATAGAAGAAG